A window of Microbispora hainanensis genomic DNA:
GTGCGCCGGACTACTTCGGCACCCGGCCCCTGCGGTGCCTGGTCCCCCCGGAGTCCGTCGTACGGCTGACGCCGATGGACGAGGTCACGCGCGTGCTGGTCGAGCTGGTGGACGATCCGGCGACGGCGGGCGGCCGGTTCCGCCTGGCCGCCTCCGGCGTCGTGCCCGTGGACGGCCTGCTCCAGCGGATCGGCGACGTCTACGGGGTGCGGCTGCTGCCGGTCCAGGACCCCGCCGAGCTGGATCCGATCGACCGGCTGCTACACGACCGGCTCACCGGGTTCCTGGCCGAGCCGTCGCCCTGGACCGGCTACCGGGAGACGACGACGGGACCGCGCGAGTGGGCGCCGCCCGCTCAGCGGGCGCTGCTGCGCCGGGTGCGCCGAGCCCAGGAGGCGGCCGAAGAGGCGGCCCGCGACCGTCAGGAGAGGGTGCCCGAACGGCTCGTGCGCACCACCATCGACGTCGCCGGACGGCCGCTGACCTACCACCTGGCGGTGCCCCCCGCCGTGCCGGGACCCGGAGGAACTCCGGCCGGAGGGGGACTCGGAGCCGAGCCGGTCGTCCTGCTCAACGCCCTGGGCCAGAGCCCGGCCTTCTGGCACCCCCTGATCGACCGGCTGTCGGCCCGGCGGCGCGTCCTGGTCGTGGACCCTCGCGGGCCCGAGGACGACGGCCCTGCGTCCGTGCCCGGTCTCAACGAGCACGCCGACGACCTGGAGGCCGTGCTCAAGAACGAGAGCGTCGAGCGCTGCCACCTCGTGGGCTGGTGCACCGGGCCCAAGCAGGCCGTCCGGTTCGCGGTGCGCCGCCCCGACGTGGTCGCCTCGATGGTGTTCCTCAACGGCTCGTTCCGGGCCGAGGGGGGCCACGACGGTCTCGACACCCCGTACGAGCGGAACCTCGACTACCTGTGCCGGACACTCGTGCGACGGCCGGAACAGGCGGGGCGGTTGCTGCGCCTGTTCGGGGGCGAGGACCCACCCGCCTCCCGCCCCGATGAGGTGCTCGCCCTGACCAGCGACGCGTTGCGGGAGGAGGTCCGTGCGCCGTTCCTTTCGGCCCAGGCCCTGGTGCCCTACGCCTTTCAGATGCTCGCCTTCTGGGGCGACGACGTGTCGGCCGAGGCCGGGCAGGTCCGCGTCCCGGTCCTGGCCGTCGGCGCCGAGCACGACCGGATCGTCTCCACGCCGCGGCTGCGCGCCGCGGCGGCGCGTTTCCCCTCGGGACGCTTCGTCGAGCTCCGCGGCGCGACGCACCAGTGCCTGTACGACCGCGCCGACGTGCTGGCCGGGTTGATCGAGGAGTTCGTGGCCGATCCCGCGGCGATGACCTGCGCTGACGCGACAGCCGGCCTGGCGGGTGAGGTGGACCGGTGACCGTACGCAGGGCGCCGGCGAGCCCGGCGACCGGTTCGAGACGGTTCGACGCGGTTGGAAGTGGTTCGAGACCGAGGAGGAACGCCCCATGACGCAGGCGATGTCGTTCGACCGCGTCGCCGACAGCTACGACGAGATGCGCGGCGGCCTCGAGCGGGGCCGCCAGTCGGCGGCGTGCCTGGCCCCGCACCTGGTGGCCGGCACGACCCTGGAGGTCGGCGTCGGCACCGGCGTGGTCGCGGCAGGACTGCGCGAGCTGGGACATCCCGTGATCGGGGTGGACATCTCCGCGCCGATGCTGCGCCGCGCACACGAGCGGCTCGCCGGCCGGGTGGCGCGGGCGGACGCCAGGGCGCTCCCCCTGCCCCGGGGTGCGGTGGCGAACGTCGTGTTCGTCCACGTCCTGCACCTGGTCGGGGACATGGCCGCCGCCGTGGCCGAGGCGGCCCGCGTGCTGCGACCCGGAGGGCGGCTCGCCGCCGTGCACGGCAGCCCCGTCGCCGACCCGGACGAACTGGTGGAGGCCCTCGACCGGCTGGCGCCACTGCAGCCGCCGCGGCCGGACACCCCGGAGGGGCTCGTGTCCGCCGGTGAGGCGGTGGGCCTGCGGCCGGTGGAGCAGCACTTCGCCGCCGAGTACGAGAAGGCCACCTCGCCCGCGGAAATGGCCGAGAGCATTGAGCGGCGGGTGCCGCCGTACCTGTGGCACGTGCCCGGCGACGTCTGGCGGGACGTGGTCGTCCCGGTCGTCACCGGCCTGCGTGCGCTCCCCGACCCCGAGCGGCCGCGGGTGCAGACCTGGCGCTCGATGTGCACGGTCTTGGAGAAGCACGGCTGAGGCCGCCGAGACAAGCCGCATAAGCCGGAGCTGCGCGGGAGCGGGACTCCACACGCCGTTCCGGGCGGCCCTTTCGACTTCCAGTGCCCTTTCGGCTTTCGCGGCCGCCTCCCGGGCCGCGACCCAAGCAACAGCCGCGGTCCCTGCCCGGCCGGTGACGAACCGGCCGCGGCTCCAGCCCGGCCGTGAGGAAGCGGCCCCGGCCCGGGCGGACTCAGCCGCGGGCCGGGGCGGGAGGGCGGACGCCGCCGGGCTCAGCGAGGGATGAGCTCGAAGGCGATCGCGAGCCGGCCGCCGAACCGCTCGCCCGTCTGGCGGGCCATCGCGGTCAGCGGGCCGCGCACGTCCCTGACCGGCGGCCGCAGGCCCGCCAGGTAGGCGCGGTGCGCCTCCAGGGAGGCCACGGCCTTGTCGATGGAGTCGGTGACGTCCACGGCGTGGGTCGGATGCGGCGAGTTGGCGATGGCCACGTGCCGCACGCCCTCCCAGGGCTCCAGGCCGAGGTCGCGGAAGATCCAGCGGTTGCCCGCGTCGCCCACGGCGTCGAGCAGGGCCCGCCCGGTGTTGCGGTGGTCCGGCGGGTTCCAGCGGCCGCTGAGGAACCGCTCGTGGTGGTTGAAGCCGATGACCAGCTCGGGCCGGTGCCGCCTGATCTCCTCGGCGATCCGCCGGCGCAGCGGCAGGCCGTACTCGATGACGCCGTCGGCGTGGTCGAGGAAGGTCACCTGTTCCACGCCCACGATCGACGCGCTCTCGCGCTGCTCGGCCTCCCGTACGGCGGCCGCCTCCTCGGGCGGCATCCCGTCGATCCCGGCCTCGCCGCGGGTGAGCAGCAGGTAGCTCACGGACTTCCCGGCGGCGGTCCAGCTCGCGACGGCTCCGGCGGCGCCGAACTCGATGTCGTCCGGATGGGCCACTACCGCTAGTGCCGTGCTCCAATCGTCGGGCATAGGCTGCAGTTCGTCGCTCATATCATTTAAATTAGCACGTGAAGCCATTCTCAATAAAGGCCGGAAGCCGCTTTTATAATGCGCCGAAAATGCTCAATCCTGAGCAGACGAACCCTCTTCCATCAGGCATGATCCTACGGAACAGCATTGTTTCGTTCCGCAGAACAGTGCCGTCGTTCCGCACCCGAGAAATTCAGCGAAATTCGAGACGCGGGAGGTTTCCGATGGGAAAGACCGCCACCGGGACGATGAAATGGGAGCCGTGGCAGCCGCAGCCGTACGCCGTGCAGGACAGCGGCCCAGTCCTGTCGCGGGGCACCGTCGTCAACCACTACACCGGCGACCTGGTGGCCACCGGCGCACTGGAGTGCCTGGTCCTCACCGAGGCGGACGGCACCAGCCCGTTCCAGGGCCTTGAACGGGTGACCGGCAGCCTCGACGGCCGCCAGGGCAGCTTCGTCTTCCGGCTCGACGGCGTCGTCCGGCCGGGCACAGCCGAGGCCACCCTGACCGTGGTGCCGGGTTCCGGCACCGGCGACCTCAAGGGGCTGCGCGGCGAGGCCCGCTACACGAGCGGCAACGTGGGTCCGGACGGTCACGCGGAATTCACCTTCGAGTACGAGCTCGACTGATCGGCTGCGTACCATCGGAAATCGCGGCGCCGTCTGACGGCCGGTGAAATCGCCGTCATGCGACGCCACCGCGCAGCATATGTCCGTCTGCGCCTCCGGAACGGGCCCGTCCGGCTCGTCCGGAGGCGTAGCAGGCCAGAACGAAGGGAGCTTCACCATGTCAGCCATCGGCACTCTCGCCGCGGTTTCGCTCGACTGCCAGGATCCCGCCGCGCTGGCGGACTTCTATCGCCAGGTCACGGGCTGGGAGGTGGTGTTCAGCAGCGAGAACTTCACCTACCTCGCCGGGAGCGACGGAGGCGTGCGCCTGAGCTTCCAGCGGGTGCCGGACCACCCACGGCCCAGCTGGCCCGACTCGGCCAAGCAGTTCCACCTCGACTTCAGCGTGCCCGACCTGGACAAGGCGGAGCAGCAGCTGCTCGAGCTGGGCGCGACCAAGCCCGACTTCCAGCCGGGCGGCGACAAGTGGCGGGTGCTCCTCGACCCCGCGGGACACCCGTTCTGCATCACCACGTACACGGGCTGAACCTCGTTCTCCCGGAACCGGAAGGGGCCACGGCGGCGACGCCGTGGCCCCTTCCGGTTCCGCCTCAGCCCCAGTGCTGCGGGGTGAGCAGGACGTCCCGCGTGGTGCCCTGGACAATGATCTTGTCCCAGGCGCCGCCGCCCTTGTCCATCGAGATCCAGTCCTGGATGAACGAGGCGCGCGGGGCGTCGGGGTCGGTGCGCGCGTCGAGGCCCATCA
This region includes:
- a CDS encoding alpha/beta fold hydrolase → MARDVLLGGSSALLAARLADRLLARGAGRVTIVTPPGRPPAATGGAASADDRPRDPRLLVVDAGPTGDLPEDVRADVVWLLTGDAGPVPGRDARADAALARSVVARLPVLGAAGIVHVTADELCRPLGTSARPVDAIVACVHTTVEEEVATACAEHGIGHRLVRTVSPVGALSPAGTESGPDAVATAGVVPPGVRPGEPVPAGLHRFLAALRSVVDEVTARAPDYFGTRPLRCLVPPESVVRLTPMDEVTRVLVELVDDPATAGGRFRLAASGVVPVDGLLQRIGDVYGVRLLPVQDPAELDPIDRLLHDRLTGFLAEPSPWTGYRETTTGPREWAPPAQRALLRRVRRAQEAAEEAARDRQERVPERLVRTTIDVAGRPLTYHLAVPPAVPGPGGTPAGGGLGAEPVVLLNALGQSPAFWHPLIDRLSARRRVLVVDPRGPEDDGPASVPGLNEHADDLEAVLKNESVERCHLVGWCTGPKQAVRFAVRRPDVVASMVFLNGSFRAEGGHDGLDTPYERNLDYLCRTLVRRPEQAGRLLRLFGGEDPPASRPDEVLALTSDALREEVRAPFLSAQALVPYAFQMLAFWGDDVSAEAGQVRVPVLAVGAEHDRIVSTPRLRAAAARFPSGRFVELRGATHQCLYDRADVLAGLIEEFVADPAAMTCADATAGLAGEVDR
- a CDS encoding DUF3224 domain-containing protein, encoding MGKTATGTMKWEPWQPQPYAVQDSGPVLSRGTVVNHYTGDLVATGALECLVLTEADGTSPFQGLERVTGSLDGRQGSFVFRLDGVVRPGTAEATLTVVPGSGTGDLKGLRGEARYTSGNVGPDGHAEFTFEYELD
- a CDS encoding class I SAM-dependent methyltransferase, whose translation is MTQAMSFDRVADSYDEMRGGLERGRQSAACLAPHLVAGTTLEVGVGTGVVAAGLRELGHPVIGVDISAPMLRRAHERLAGRVARADARALPLPRGAVANVVFVHVLHLVGDMAAAVAEAARVLRPGGRLAAVHGSPVADPDELVEALDRLAPLQPPRPDTPEGLVSAGEAVGLRPVEQHFAAEYEKATSPAEMAESIERRVPPYLWHVPGDVWRDVVVPVVTGLRALPDPERPRVQTWRSMCTVLEKHG
- a CDS encoding PIG-L deacetylase family protein; its protein translation is MSDELQPMPDDWSTALAVVAHPDDIEFGAAGAVASWTAAGKSVSYLLLTRGEAGIDGMPPEEAAAVREAEQRESASIVGVEQVTFLDHADGVIEYGLPLRRRIAEEIRRHRPELVIGFNHHERFLSGRWNPPDHRNTGRALLDAVGDAGNRWIFRDLGLEPWEGVRHVAIANSPHPTHAVDVTDSIDKAVASLEAHRAYLAGLRPPVRDVRGPLTAMARQTGERFGGRLAIAFELIPR
- a CDS encoding VOC family protein, which produces MSAIGTLAAVSLDCQDPAALADFYRQVTGWEVVFSSENFTYLAGSDGGVRLSFQRVPDHPRPSWPDSAKQFHLDFSVPDLDKAEQQLLELGATKPDFQPGGDKWRVLLDPAGHPFCITTYTG